A region from the Lentimicrobiaceae bacterium genome encodes:
- a CDS encoding glycosyltransferase family 2 protein has product MIKGKKLVVVLPAYNAEKTLQKTYDEIPFDIVDEVILVDDKSKDSTVALAEKIGIKHIIVHDVNKGYGGNQKSCYNKALELNADIVIMLHPDYQYTPLLIQSMAYVIANGVYPVVLGSRILGNGALKGGMPIIKYIANRGLTFIQNILVGQKLSEYHTGYRAFSSEVLRAINYNVNSDDFVFDNQMLSQIIYHKYEIGEITCPTKYFEEASSINLARSTKYAFGVIGTSFQHLFNKMGLINLERYKKL; this is encoded by the coding sequence ATGATAAAAGGTAAAAAATTAGTAGTAGTACTTCCGGCATACAATGCCGAGAAAACTTTGCAGAAAACATACGACGAAATTCCCTTCGACATTGTTGACGAAGTTATTTTGGTCGACGATAAAAGCAAGGATAGCACAGTTGCACTTGCCGAAAAAATAGGAATAAAACATATTATCGTTCACGACGTTAACAAAGGTTACGGCGGCAACCAGAAATCGTGCTATAACAAGGCTTTAGAACTCAACGCCGACATTGTTATTATGCTCCACCCCGACTACCAATACACCCCTTTGCTTATTCAATCAATGGCATACGTTATAGCCAATGGTGTATATCCGGTAGTGCTTGGTTCCAGGATACTCGGAAACGGCGCTCTTAAAGGAGGTATGCCTATTATTAAGTATATAGCCAATAGAGGTCTTACTTTTATTCAAAATATTTTGGTCGGACAAAAACTTTCGGAATATCACACCGGATACAGAGCTTTTTCTAGCGAAGTACTCAGAGCTATTAACTACAACGTAAATAGCGACGACTTCGTTTTTGACAACCAGATGTTGTCGCAAATTATTTATCACAAATATGAAATAGGGGAAATAACATGTCCTACAAAATACTTTGAAGAAGCATCTTCAATTAACCTAGCACGTAGCACTAAATATGCTTTTGGCGTTATTGGAACATCTTTCCAACACCTGTTTAACAAAATGGGATTGATTAATTTAGAGAGATATAAAAAATTGTAA